A genomic stretch from Acinonyx jubatus isolate Ajub_Pintada_27869175 chromosome E2, VMU_Ajub_asm_v1.0, whole genome shotgun sequence includes:
- the DNAAF1 gene encoding dynein axonemal assembly factor 1 isoform X1: protein MHPETSEPVVDGPAEQGCAQEPGVEESAGDHGDADLGGRKEAIDDPKETRVGPSDLRYPSEQKQSGDSGADGHLGLQTDDKGDHGPRMTKCFIQKLCKQHQLYITPALNDTLYLHFKGFDRIENLEEYTGLRCLWLECNGIQRIENLEAQTELRCLFLQVNLLHKIENLEPLQKLDALNLSNNFIKTIENLSCLPVLNTLQMAHNHLETVEDIQHLKECLKLCVLDLSHNKLSDPEILSVLESMPDLRVLNLMGNPVIKHIANYRRTVTVRLKHLTYLDDRPVFPKDRACAEAWARGGLAAEKEEREQWESRERKKITDSIEALAMIKRRAEERKLQKASEEEGKEPVPDEKDNVDATEEGKEEPGEEGGRRQKMELFVRESFKAKDELFLEKSGLVGELPVDVTGATEGQGPGGAPLEETLKPAAPGAACGDSPPKTAATEGALGTGLDGEEDLGTTKSEAKEKLFIDDLPDLEDEDAGEPLDGQDEVRAPKVTAISSSSDDSDPELDYSSLPELENIPDTLSNIFAIPKDTSRKAETPFTGILKAATAKRVSETPSLRDAESPRPLIQELHDDEGPSGQPPTPPTCRRDTAPPPSSEDGDSGLPSASPPGNIAEKNGPRLETELAEPEAGGREDTEFGSD, encoded by the exons ATGCACCCCGAGACCTCGGAGCCCGTGGTGGACGGGCCGGCGGAGCAGGGCTGCGCGCAGGAGCCGGGCGTGGAGGAGTCGGCGGGCGACCACGGGGACGCAGACCTGGGGGGCCGCAAGGAAG caattgATGATCCTAAGGAAACACGTGTGGGTCCTTCTGACCTACGCTACCCAAGCGAGCAGAAACAGAGTGGCGATAGCGGGGCAGACGGTCACTTAGGACTCCAGACAGATGACAAGGGAGACCACGGCCCCAG AATGACTAAATGTTTTATACAGAAACTCTGCAAGCAACACCAACTTTATATTACCCCAGCATTGAACGACACACTGTATTTACACTTTAAAG GTTTCGATCGCATCGAGAACCTGGAAGAGTACACGGGGCTGCGTTGCCTCTGGCTGGAGTGCAACGGGATACAGAGAATCGAGAATCTGGAGGCCCAAACCGAATTGCGATGTCTCTTCCTGCAAGTGAACTTGCTTCATAAAATCGAGAACTTAGAGCCTCTTCAGAAGCTGGATGCCCTCAACCTGAGCAACAATTTCATCAAGACCATTGAAAACCTCT CCTGCCTGCCGGTCCTGAACACGCTCCAGATGGCCCACAATCACTTAGAGACCGTGGAAGACATTCAGCATCTAAAGGAGTGTTTGAAACTTTGCGTCCTCGACCTTTCCCACAATAAGCTGAGTGATCCCGAAATCCTGAGCGTCCTGGAGAGCATGCCTGACTTG CGTGTACTGAATTTGATGGGAAACCCCGTTATCAAGCACATCGCTAACTATCGAAGGACAGTCACCGTACGACTAAAACATCTAACCTATCTGGATGACAGACCCGTTTTCCCAAAGGACAG AGCTTGTGCCGAGGCCTGGGCCAGGGGCGGGCTCGCagctgagaaagaagagagagagcagtgggagAGCAGAGAGCGGAAGAAGATCACGGACAGCATCGAAGCCCTAGCGATGATTAAGCGgcgggcagaggagagaaaactgCAGAAAGCCAGCGAGGAGGAAG GGAAGGAGCCCGTGCCAGACGAGAAGGACAACGTGGATGCCAccgaggaaggaaaggaagagcctggtgaggagggagggcGGCGGCAGAAAATGGAGCTGTTTGTCAGGGAAAGCTTCAAGGCCAAGGATGAGCTATTCCTGGAAAAGTCGGGTCTCGTGGGGGAGCTGCCCGTGGACGTCACCGGAGCCACTgaaggccaggggccaggggggGCACCCCTGGAGGAGACCCTGAAGCCGGCCGCCCCCGGAGCTGCCTGCGGAG ACTCGCCCCCCAAGACCGCGGCCACCGAGGGTGCGTTAGGCACGGGACTTGATGGAGAGGAAGACTTGGGAACCACCAAATCGGAGGCAAAGGAGAAGCTCTTCATCGAT GACCTGCCTGACTTGGAGGACGAGGACGCCGGTGAGCCTCTGGACGGCCAGGACGAG GTGCGCGCTCCAAAGGTTACAGCCATCTCGAGCTCAAGTGACGACAGTGACCCTGAGCTGGACTACTCCTCACTCCCAGAGCTGGAAAACATCCCAGATACCCTTTCAAACATATTCGCAATCCCCAAGGACACCTCGAGGAAGGCCGAGACGCCCTTTACAGGCATACTGAAAGCGGCAACAGCAAAGAGGGTCTCGGAAACCCCAAGTCTTAGGGACGCTGAGTCCCCACGCCCACTGATTCAAGAGCTCCACGACGACGAGGGACCTTCAGGCCAACCACCGACGCCCCCAACCTGCCGAAGGGACACCGCACCGCCCCCTTCCAGTGAGGACGGGGACAGCGGCCTACCCTCAGCCTCTCCCCCAG GAAACATCGCCGAGAAGAATGGGCCACGGTTGGAGACGGAGCtcgcagagcccgaggcgggagGCCGCGAGGACACTGAATTTGGCTCGGACTGA
- the DNAAF1 gene encoding dynein axonemal assembly factor 1 isoform X3: MHPETSEPVVDGPAEQGCAQEPGVEESAGDHGDADLGGRKEAIDDPKETRVGPSDLRYPSEQKQSGDSGADGHLGLQTDDKGDHGPRMTKCFIQKLCKQHQLYITPALNDTLYLHFKGFDRIENLEEYTGLRCLWLECNGIQRIENLEAQTELRCLFLQVNLLHKIENLEPLQKLDALNLSNNFIKTIENLSCLPVLNTLQMAHNHLETVEDIQHLKECLKLCVLDLSHNKLSDPEILSVLESMPDLRVLNLMGNPVIKHIANYRRTVTVRLKHLTYLDDRPVFPKDRACAEAWARGGLAAEKEEREQWESRERKKITDSIEALAMIKRRAEERKLQKASEEEDSPPKTAATEGALGTGLDGEEDLGTTKSEAKEKLFIDDLPDLEDEDAGEPLDGQDEVRAPKVTAISSSSDDSDPELDYSSLPELENIPDTLSNIFAIPKDTSRKAETPFTGILKAATAKRVSETPSLRDAESPRPLIQELHDDEGPSGQPPTPPTCRRDTAPPPSSEDGDSGLPSASPPGNIAEKNGPRLETELAEPEAGGREDTEFGSD; the protein is encoded by the exons ATGCACCCCGAGACCTCGGAGCCCGTGGTGGACGGGCCGGCGGAGCAGGGCTGCGCGCAGGAGCCGGGCGTGGAGGAGTCGGCGGGCGACCACGGGGACGCAGACCTGGGGGGCCGCAAGGAAG caattgATGATCCTAAGGAAACACGTGTGGGTCCTTCTGACCTACGCTACCCAAGCGAGCAGAAACAGAGTGGCGATAGCGGGGCAGACGGTCACTTAGGACTCCAGACAGATGACAAGGGAGACCACGGCCCCAG AATGACTAAATGTTTTATACAGAAACTCTGCAAGCAACACCAACTTTATATTACCCCAGCATTGAACGACACACTGTATTTACACTTTAAAG GTTTCGATCGCATCGAGAACCTGGAAGAGTACACGGGGCTGCGTTGCCTCTGGCTGGAGTGCAACGGGATACAGAGAATCGAGAATCTGGAGGCCCAAACCGAATTGCGATGTCTCTTCCTGCAAGTGAACTTGCTTCATAAAATCGAGAACTTAGAGCCTCTTCAGAAGCTGGATGCCCTCAACCTGAGCAACAATTTCATCAAGACCATTGAAAACCTCT CCTGCCTGCCGGTCCTGAACACGCTCCAGATGGCCCACAATCACTTAGAGACCGTGGAAGACATTCAGCATCTAAAGGAGTGTTTGAAACTTTGCGTCCTCGACCTTTCCCACAATAAGCTGAGTGATCCCGAAATCCTGAGCGTCCTGGAGAGCATGCCTGACTTG CGTGTACTGAATTTGATGGGAAACCCCGTTATCAAGCACATCGCTAACTATCGAAGGACAGTCACCGTACGACTAAAACATCTAACCTATCTGGATGACAGACCCGTTTTCCCAAAGGACAG AGCTTGTGCCGAGGCCTGGGCCAGGGGCGGGCTCGCagctgagaaagaagagagagagcagtgggagAGCAGAGAGCGGAAGAAGATCACGGACAGCATCGAAGCCCTAGCGATGATTAAGCGgcgggcagaggagagaaaactgCAGAAAGCCAGCGAGGAGGAAG ACTCGCCCCCCAAGACCGCGGCCACCGAGGGTGCGTTAGGCACGGGACTTGATGGAGAGGAAGACTTGGGAACCACCAAATCGGAGGCAAAGGAGAAGCTCTTCATCGAT GACCTGCCTGACTTGGAGGACGAGGACGCCGGTGAGCCTCTGGACGGCCAGGACGAG GTGCGCGCTCCAAAGGTTACAGCCATCTCGAGCTCAAGTGACGACAGTGACCCTGAGCTGGACTACTCCTCACTCCCAGAGCTGGAAAACATCCCAGATACCCTTTCAAACATATTCGCAATCCCCAAGGACACCTCGAGGAAGGCCGAGACGCCCTTTACAGGCATACTGAAAGCGGCAACAGCAAAGAGGGTCTCGGAAACCCCAAGTCTTAGGGACGCTGAGTCCCCACGCCCACTGATTCAAGAGCTCCACGACGACGAGGGACCTTCAGGCCAACCACCGACGCCCCCAACCTGCCGAAGGGACACCGCACCGCCCCCTTCCAGTGAGGACGGGGACAGCGGCCTACCCTCAGCCTCTCCCCCAG GAAACATCGCCGAGAAGAATGGGCCACGGTTGGAGACGGAGCtcgcagagcccgaggcgggagGCCGCGAGGACACTGAATTTGGCTCGGACTGA
- the DNAAF1 gene encoding dynein axonemal assembly factor 1 isoform X2 — protein sequence MHPETSEPVVDGPAEQGCAQEPGVEESAGDHGDADLGGRKEAIDDPKETRVGPSDLRYPSEQKQSGDSGADGHLGLQTDDKGDHGPRMTKCFIQKLCKQHQLYITPALNDTLYLHFKGFDRIENLEEYTGLRCLWLECNGIQRIENLEAQTELRCLFLQVNLLHKIENLEPLQKLDALNLSNNFIKTIENLSCLPVLNTLQMAHNHLETVEDIQHLKECLKLCVLDLSHNKLSDPEILSVLESMPDLRVLNLMGNPVIKHIANYRRTVTVRLKHLTYLDDRPVFPKDRACAEAWARGGLAAEKEEREQWESRERKKITDSIEALAMIKRRAEERKLQKASEEEGKEPVPDEKDNVDATEEGKEEPDSPPKTAATEGALGTGLDGEEDLGTTKSEAKEKLFIDDLPDLEDEDAGEPLDGQDEVRAPKVTAISSSSDDSDPELDYSSLPELENIPDTLSNIFAIPKDTSRKAETPFTGILKAATAKRVSETPSLRDAESPRPLIQELHDDEGPSGQPPTPPTCRRDTAPPPSSEDGDSGLPSASPPGNIAEKNGPRLETELAEPEAGGREDTEFGSD from the exons ATGCACCCCGAGACCTCGGAGCCCGTGGTGGACGGGCCGGCGGAGCAGGGCTGCGCGCAGGAGCCGGGCGTGGAGGAGTCGGCGGGCGACCACGGGGACGCAGACCTGGGGGGCCGCAAGGAAG caattgATGATCCTAAGGAAACACGTGTGGGTCCTTCTGACCTACGCTACCCAAGCGAGCAGAAACAGAGTGGCGATAGCGGGGCAGACGGTCACTTAGGACTCCAGACAGATGACAAGGGAGACCACGGCCCCAG AATGACTAAATGTTTTATACAGAAACTCTGCAAGCAACACCAACTTTATATTACCCCAGCATTGAACGACACACTGTATTTACACTTTAAAG GTTTCGATCGCATCGAGAACCTGGAAGAGTACACGGGGCTGCGTTGCCTCTGGCTGGAGTGCAACGGGATACAGAGAATCGAGAATCTGGAGGCCCAAACCGAATTGCGATGTCTCTTCCTGCAAGTGAACTTGCTTCATAAAATCGAGAACTTAGAGCCTCTTCAGAAGCTGGATGCCCTCAACCTGAGCAACAATTTCATCAAGACCATTGAAAACCTCT CCTGCCTGCCGGTCCTGAACACGCTCCAGATGGCCCACAATCACTTAGAGACCGTGGAAGACATTCAGCATCTAAAGGAGTGTTTGAAACTTTGCGTCCTCGACCTTTCCCACAATAAGCTGAGTGATCCCGAAATCCTGAGCGTCCTGGAGAGCATGCCTGACTTG CGTGTACTGAATTTGATGGGAAACCCCGTTATCAAGCACATCGCTAACTATCGAAGGACAGTCACCGTACGACTAAAACATCTAACCTATCTGGATGACAGACCCGTTTTCCCAAAGGACAG AGCTTGTGCCGAGGCCTGGGCCAGGGGCGGGCTCGCagctgagaaagaagagagagagcagtgggagAGCAGAGAGCGGAAGAAGATCACGGACAGCATCGAAGCCCTAGCGATGATTAAGCGgcgggcagaggagagaaaactgCAGAAAGCCAGCGAGGAGGAAG GGAAGGAGCCCGTGCCAGACGAGAAGGACAACGTGGATGCCAccgaggaaggaaaggaagagcctg ACTCGCCCCCCAAGACCGCGGCCACCGAGGGTGCGTTAGGCACGGGACTTGATGGAGAGGAAGACTTGGGAACCACCAAATCGGAGGCAAAGGAGAAGCTCTTCATCGAT GACCTGCCTGACTTGGAGGACGAGGACGCCGGTGAGCCTCTGGACGGCCAGGACGAG GTGCGCGCTCCAAAGGTTACAGCCATCTCGAGCTCAAGTGACGACAGTGACCCTGAGCTGGACTACTCCTCACTCCCAGAGCTGGAAAACATCCCAGATACCCTTTCAAACATATTCGCAATCCCCAAGGACACCTCGAGGAAGGCCGAGACGCCCTTTACAGGCATACTGAAAGCGGCAACAGCAAAGAGGGTCTCGGAAACCCCAAGTCTTAGGGACGCTGAGTCCCCACGCCCACTGATTCAAGAGCTCCACGACGACGAGGGACCTTCAGGCCAACCACCGACGCCCCCAACCTGCCGAAGGGACACCGCACCGCCCCCTTCCAGTGAGGACGGGGACAGCGGCCTACCCTCAGCCTCTCCCCCAG GAAACATCGCCGAGAAGAATGGGCCACGGTTGGAGACGGAGCtcgcagagcccgaggcgggagGCCGCGAGGACACTGAATTTGGCTCGGACTGA